One window from the genome of Pedobacter schmidteae encodes:
- a CDS encoding two-component regulator propeller domain-containing protein, whose protein sequence is MKNFAQRYNFQQYDIEDGLVQSQVTAIAQDQQNRLWIASLGGLSHFNGVQFTNLSKTDGLTSNFVLSLTLNTEGNLLVGTDRGLSIYKNDIFHNYPVTKDWVEALTTTSGIVYGISGKNLFCIKGSKITRINITGDTAEIVTALKTDSKGRTWAAVYPYGLYYLEGKQWKKKNISPEAGHLVITNMLSDSFSADKLWLLTPDGIYIAENGKIQKAYTEIIKKANAINQDEHGNIWLGTNKGAWFISPGQQIHFNSKNGFTDNVVNRIFRDSENNIWLGTDGSGIYKFNSKSYVTYDESQGLQNNIVMSMIEGPNPDEIWIGTYDGIFVHQKSQIKRLAIPSDNEDARRINFLFKDSNRNIWIGTVGGGLWIYKDGNFKRIDRGNRAITSNAILEDRHKNIWISTNLGCFILDHQTKKISRINKHYATSLLEIGDEIMLAGSQNGVDLIRGKKNISPLKFNPIVGASILSMLKYKDHVLFGTADNGLIIWNITTGKVKQISTRDGLSSDHVYSLLLDKKGIIWIGTGRGINRIWAKDFSILANNNENTLLVECNQNAVLAHRGNIWIGTTKGAVVYNNDNTAIPLKRPSIFINSVNILVQNKKGIQNQQQVTYKEYQLNKKIILPYNHNHLNISFTGIYLTNPKIITYQYRLKGLDEKYSRPTANTSVNYTALPPGTYTFQVKAVTASGIKSANTATFELEITPPYYQTTIFKLFILAVILLLIMTTIYVIINLNEKQRQLRLKIKLEEQFKIRKQTAEDFHDDLGNKLTRISVLSEVLSSMTDQNDHEKKAIIQKIKTNVNELYNGTKDILWSLNPKNDTLGELLAHIKEFGSDMFNDTPIVFDEDTDIHDIDALKRLSMEMSRNILMIFKEAINNALKYSKADQVTFSAKMNDEHLEIQLQDNGTGFDTTLAKNGHGVQNMQTRAGRIKGILTMTSTLQGTTIALSVKL, encoded by the coding sequence ATGAAAAACTTTGCGCAACGTTATAACTTTCAACAATATGATATTGAAGATGGTTTGGTACAATCGCAGGTTACCGCCATTGCACAGGATCAACAAAACAGACTCTGGATTGCCAGTCTTGGTGGATTAAGTCATTTTAATGGTGTTCAGTTTACCAATCTGAGCAAAACCGATGGACTGACCAGTAATTTTGTCCTATCGCTTACCCTGAATACCGAAGGCAATCTGCTGGTAGGTACAGACAGAGGACTATCTATTTACAAAAACGATATTTTTCACAACTACCCTGTCACAAAAGATTGGGTAGAAGCACTTACCACCACCTCCGGTATCGTATATGGCATCTCGGGAAAAAACCTCTTTTGCATAAAGGGGTCAAAAATAACCCGCATAAACATAACTGGCGATACCGCTGAAATTGTTACGGCTTTAAAAACAGATAGCAAAGGAAGAACATGGGCAGCAGTTTACCCCTACGGATTATATTATCTGGAGGGAAAACAATGGAAGAAAAAAAATATCAGTCCCGAAGCAGGTCATCTGGTAATTACCAATATGTTGTCAGACAGCTTTTCGGCCGACAAACTATGGCTATTGACACCTGATGGTATATATATAGCCGAAAATGGCAAAATACAGAAAGCATATACCGAAATTATAAAAAAGGCCAACGCCATTAATCAGGATGAACATGGTAACATTTGGCTGGGCACCAACAAAGGGGCCTGGTTTATCTCACCAGGGCAACAAATTCATTTCAATTCAAAAAATGGCTTTACAGATAATGTGGTCAACCGGATCTTCAGGGATAGCGAAAACAACATATGGCTGGGTACCGACGGTTCGGGCATTTACAAGTTCAACAGCAAAAGTTATGTCACCTACGACGAATCTCAGGGATTGCAGAACAACATTGTAATGAGCATGATTGAAGGCCCCAACCCCGATGAAATATGGATTGGCACCTACGATGGAATTTTTGTACATCAGAAAAGTCAGATCAAACGCCTCGCCATTCCTTCCGACAATGAAGACGCCCGGCGCATTAACTTTCTGTTCAAAGACAGCAACCGCAATATCTGGATAGGCACCGTAGGCGGTGGTTTATGGATTTATAAAGATGGCAACTTTAAACGCATTGACAGGGGAAACAGGGCCATCACATCCAATGCAATACTGGAAGATCGGCATAAAAACATATGGATATCAACCAATTTGGGCTGTTTTATTTTAGACCATCAAACAAAAAAAATAAGCAGGATTAATAAACACTATGCCACCAGCCTGCTGGAAATTGGTGATGAAATTATGTTGGCCGGTAGCCAGAATGGCGTGGACCTTATCCGCGGCAAAAAAAACATCAGTCCCTTAAAATTCAATCCCATAGTAGGTGCAAGTATCCTGTCAATGCTCAAATACAAGGATCATGTGCTTTTTGGAACCGCCGACAATGGCTTGATCATCTGGAACATTACCACCGGAAAAGTTAAACAAATCAGCACCCGGGACGGACTTTCTTCCGACCACGTGTATAGTTTGTTGCTGGATAAAAAAGGTATCATATGGATTGGTACCGGAAGGGGAATTAACAGAATATGGGCCAAAGACTTTAGTATACTGGCCAACAACAATGAAAACACCCTACTGGTGGAGTGCAATCAGAATGCTGTTTTAGCCCATCGGGGGAATATATGGATAGGCACCACTAAAGGAGCCGTAGTTTACAATAACGACAACACCGCCATCCCTTTAAAAAGGCCTTCTATTTTCATCAATTCTGTCAACATCCTGGTTCAGAATAAAAAAGGTATCCAGAATCAGCAACAGGTTACCTATAAAGAGTATCAATTGAATAAAAAGATTATTCTGCCCTATAACCACAATCACCTCAACATAAGTTTCACGGGCATTTATCTCACCAATCCTAAAATAATTACCTATCAATACCGGCTAAAGGGACTGGACGAAAAGTACAGCCGACCTACCGCCAATACTTCGGTCAACTATACTGCATTGCCGCCTGGCACCTATACTTTTCAGGTAAAAGCGGTAACTGCCTCAGGAATCAAATCGGCCAACACAGCTACTTTTGAGCTCGAAATTACGCCTCCTTATTACCAGACCACTATTTTTAAACTCTTTATACTCGCCGTCATTTTATTGTTGATTATGACAACCATTTACGTCATCATTAATTTGAATGAAAAACAGCGGCAATTGAGGCTAAAGATTAAACTCGAAGAGCAGTTTAAAATCAGGAAACAGACTGCCGAAGATTTTCACGACGATCTTGGTAACAAACTGACCAGAATATCTGTCTTATCAGAAGTATTGAGCAGTATGACGGATCAAAATGACCATGAGAAAAAAGCAATCATTCAAAAAATTAAAACCAATGTAAATGAACTGTACAATGGCACAAAAGATATCTTATGGTCCTTAAACCCTAAAAATGACACTTTGGGTGAACTGCTGGCTCACATTAAGGAATTTGGATCGGATATGTTTAATGATACCCCAATTGTTTTTGACGAAGATACCGATATTCACGATATTGATGCCCTGAAAAGACTTTCAATGGAAATGAGCCGAAACATCCTGATGATTTTTAAAGAAGCCATAAATAATGCCTTAAAATACTCGAAAGCAGATCAGGTAACGTTTAGCGCAAAAATGAACGACGAACATTTAGAAATCCAATTGCAGGACAATGGGACAGGTTTTGACACCACACTGGCAAAAAATGGACATGGGGTACAGAATATGCAGACGCGTGCTGGTCGGATAAAGGGTATTTTGACCATGACTTCCACCCTGCAAGGTACAACAATAGCACTCTCAGTTAAACTTTAA